A DNA window from Luteolibacter luteus contains the following coding sequences:
- a CDS encoding MFS transporter, protein MEAKRTIGHNPDTIAASPPPFSLQTRMVVLTYLAYFFYYLTRKHLGVATHALTEDGFSEKLIAAVQTGYGACYAIGQFMSGALGDRIGPRIGLSLGMILSAIATLAFGIFPFVAVLAICFTLNGLFQATGWPNCCKVVTLWVSHAKRGRVMGFWLTCYIFGSLAANMIAGYILEHYGWRQVFLFTGVTVLLVGIIQGLFLINTPEDAGYSFGEDAPEIAVERGRGEGFSHMIREPAVLLLGFSYTGLKFVRYAFFAWLPYYLATAVGMSDGNSAYVSNGFEIGGVLGLLIGGIVADRFFPNNRCRLAFLALIGMVAALVVYRMSSASSGLWGNVAGLAVIGFFLYIADAIISGTAAQDIGGSGSAASAAGIINGIGSTSMLFAGMLPIAIKDRWGWDGVFVCFIILGVISSAILLPLALREKVGRAA, encoded by the coding sequence ATGGAAGCAAAGCGGACGATTGGCCATAACCCTGATACCATCGCCGCTTCGCCTCCGCCGTTCTCCTTGCAGACGCGCATGGTGGTGCTGACCTATCTTGCGTATTTTTTTTACTACCTCACGAGAAAGCACCTGGGTGTCGCGACCCACGCCCTGACGGAAGATGGCTTTTCGGAGAAGCTCATTGCCGCCGTGCAGACCGGTTATGGTGCCTGCTATGCCATCGGTCAGTTCATGAGCGGTGCGCTGGGTGATCGGATTGGCCCGCGTATCGGCCTTTCGCTGGGCATGATTCTTTCCGCCATCGCCACGCTTGCTTTCGGGATCTTCCCCTTCGTCGCGGTACTGGCGATTTGCTTCACGCTGAACGGCCTATTCCAAGCGACCGGCTGGCCGAATTGCTGCAAGGTGGTCACCCTCTGGGTGAGCCATGCGAAACGCGGCCGCGTGATGGGTTTCTGGCTGACCTGTTACATCTTCGGAAGCCTCGCTGCGAACATGATCGCCGGTTACATCCTGGAGCACTACGGCTGGCGCCAAGTCTTCCTCTTCACAGGGGTGACGGTATTGCTGGTGGGTATCATCCAAGGGCTCTTCCTCATCAACACGCCTGAGGATGCCGGATACTCTTTCGGTGAGGATGCTCCGGAGATCGCTGTCGAGAGGGGAAGGGGAGAAGGGTTCTCCCACATGATCCGGGAGCCCGCCGTGCTGCTTCTCGGCTTCAGCTACACCGGTTTGAAATTCGTGCGCTATGCGTTCTTCGCTTGGCTCCCATACTACCTCGCGACCGCCGTGGGGATGAGCGATGGGAACTCGGCTTACGTCTCGAATGGCTTCGAGATCGGTGGCGTGCTTGGTCTCTTGATCGGCGGTATCGTGGCAGACCGCTTCTTCCCGAACAACCGCTGCCGCCTGGCCTTTCTTGCCCTGATCGGCATGGTTGCGGCGCTGGTGGTCTACCGCATGAGTAGCGCTTCCAGCGGCCTGTGGGGAAATGTTGCCGGGCTGGCAGTGATCGGCTTCTTCCTCTACATCGCGGACGCCATTATCTCGGGCACGGCCGCTCAAGACATCGGCGGCAGCGGTAGCGCCGCCTCCGCGGCGGGGATCATCAATGGCATTGGCTCCACCTCCATGCTCTTTGCCGGCATGCTACCCATCGCCATCAAGGATCGTTGGGGCTGGGATGGCGTCTTTGTCTGCTTCATTATTCTCGGAGTGATCTCCAGCGCCATCCTCCTTCCACTCGCGCTCCGGGAGAAGGTCGGCAGGGCCGCCTGA
- a CDS encoding copper homeostasis protein CutC has protein sequence METLIRGWGGEKFHRVAARDRQAAGMLLEICVDSLDSVIACAEGGVDRIELCTSLTEGGLTPSAGMLAQARDIFPGEIAMMIRPRGGDFVYSPVEVVAMSADIELARDLGADAVVFGCLAPDGSIDIAAVETLLEVCSGMPAVFHRAFDVSRDLLESLETIIELGFERILTSGGKPYVMQALDTIAGLVTKAGDRIEILPGGGIKAEQIAEIVTATKVEQIHLSARSLQESAMSFRKPEIPMGASSVPGEYERLIADAALIAKAREMLHA, from the coding sequence ATGGAAACCCTGATCCGGGGTTGGGGTGGAGAAAAATTTCATCGTGTGGCCGCGCGGGACAGGCAGGCTGCTGGCATGCTTCTGGAAATCTGTGTGGACTCGCTCGATTCGGTCATCGCTTGTGCGGAAGGCGGCGTCGATCGCATCGAACTCTGTACCTCGCTCACCGAGGGTGGGCTCACGCCGAGTGCCGGGATGCTGGCTCAGGCGCGTGACATTTTCCCCGGTGAGATCGCGATGATGATCCGGCCGCGAGGCGGTGATTTCGTTTATAGCCCGGTGGAGGTTGTTGCGATGTCCGCGGACATCGAGCTGGCGCGCGATCTAGGTGCAGATGCCGTAGTCTTCGGCTGCTTGGCGCCGGATGGTTCGATCGATATCGCGGCAGTGGAGACCTTGCTGGAAGTTTGCAGCGGGATGCCGGCGGTGTTCCACCGTGCCTTTGATGTGAGCAGGGATTTGTTGGAGTCCTTGGAGACGATCATCGAGCTTGGCTTCGAGCGCATCCTCACCAGCGGTGGGAAGCCTTACGTCATGCAAGCGCTGGATACGATCGCAGGGCTTGTGACGAAGGCAGGCGACCGCATCGAGATCCTTCCGGGCGGAGGGATCAAGGCCGAGCAGATCGCGGAGATCGTCACGGCAACCAAGGTCGAGCAGATCCATCTTTCCGCGCGCAGCCTGCAGGAAAGCGCGATGAGCTTCCGGAAGCCTGAGATTCCGATGGGCGCGAGTTCGGTACCCGGAGAATACGAGCGGCTGATTGCGGATGCAGCCTTGATCGCGAAGGCGCGGGAGATGCTGCACGCGTGA